The following are encoded together in the Brassica napus cultivar Da-Ae chromosome A9, Da-Ae, whole genome shotgun sequence genome:
- the LOC125578128 gene encoding uncharacterized protein LOC125578128, which translates to MGDPLPLRLALPELRYPIGSEPEKTISINQHSIVAYIKTVKEILGNDEFNRIRGTFLGPVIKLGERSLKLSAKIVHAVLTKSIKTVKRHEAWFHFGAQPMRFSIREFHMVTGLKCSGEAREPREGTEKFKWDFLKGRTHTVKDVEKQLRNTREDASDERFCLAMLLLIESILLQKSLLDGGTTFTLDYVKIAQDMDVLMTYPWGRTAYNLLLKSLQRAVDKSLDKNNYDLQGFPMAFLIWILESVPLLQYAFSQVVPILSVQPSTPIFLCEKYLQIASPQLIDVLLIEIKDHLKVTCILPPISNDPEDDVCMGDEANKDLDDMADLSKRGYKFKIRDWRNMSVDLYGANEEIRRASLLFGNGGMSQASTSYQEESLESKINRISEMVGDNLRIMNDRLCLIEKDRKQIKERVTNLEKLQRVTSYETPNNEACLPNFCCTCTD; encoded by the exons atgggAGATCCATTACCATTAAGACTAGCACTGCCTGAGCTGAGGTATCCGATTGGATCAGAGCCAGAGAAGACGATATCGATAAACCAACACTCGATAGTTGCTTATATCAAAACTGTTAAGGAAATTCTAGGAAATGATGAGTTCAACAGAATAAGAGGGACGTTTTTGGGACCGGTGATCAAGCTTGGAGAGAGGTCTTTGAAATTATCAGCTAAGATAGTGCACGCAGTTCTCACCAAAAGCATCAAGACAGTGAAGAGACACGAAGCATGGTTCCATTTTGGTGCTCAGCCAATGAGGTTCTCTATAAGAGAATTCCACATGGTGACTGGTTTGAAATGTAGTGGTGAAGCAAGAGAACCACGAGAGGGAACCGAGAAATTTAAGTGGGACTTCCTAAAAGGGCGTACTCATACAGTAAAGGACGTGGAGAAGCAGCtcagaaacacaagagaagatgcTTCTGATGAGAGATTCTGCCTTGCAATGCTCCTCCTGATTGAGAGCATACTACTACAGAAGAGCCTTCTCGACGGTGGCACAACTTTTACTTTGGATTATGTGAAAATAGCGCAGGATATGGATGTCTTGATGACATACCCATGGGGGAGAACAGCTTATAATTTGCTGTTAAAATCACTTCAGAGAGCTGTCGACAAAAGCCTCgacaaaaacaattatgattTGCAAGGGTTCCCTATGGCATTTCTTATATGGATACTTGAGTCAGTACCTTTGCTACAGTATGCATTCAGTCAAGTTGTTCCTATTCTGAGCGTTCAACCGTCTACCCCAATATTTTTGTGTGAGAAGTACCTTCAAATAGCTTCTCCACAGCTGATAGATGTTCTCCTAATTGAAATCAAAGATCAT CTTAAGGTCACATGCATCCTACCTCCTATTTCTAATGATCCAGAAGATGATGTTTGCATGGGAGACGAAGCTAATAAAGATCTGGATGACATGGCCGATTTATCCAAGAGAggttataagtttaaaattagaGATTGGCGAAACATGTCAGTAGACCTATACGGTGCTAATGAAGAAATAAGAAGAGCATCTTTACTGTTTGGGAATGGAGGGATGAGTCAAGCTTCTACTTCGTATCAGGAGGAGTCTTTGGAATCAAAGATCAACAGAATCAGCGAGATGGTGGGAGATAATTTAAGGATCATGAACGATCGTTTGTGTTTGATTGAAAAAGACAGGAAACAGATTAAAGAACGTGTGACAAACCTAGAGAAACTACAAAGAGTTACTTCAtatgaaactccaaacaatgag GCTTGCCTTCCTAATTTTTGTTGTACTTGCACAGACTGA
- the LOC111201256 gene encoding uncharacterized protein LOC111201256, with protein MNEITKETPGSPIAQQNIETPVLTPIQTQQETHELMNEIISPNISDTQPNTRARRNLLTEQNKDVESRVQNPFEIGANVEISSQDDNTCHKWYPGNVLATYLVDGVEMVKVEYFVPSLDEKKRKRSVETRVSIDRIRPQPPPERSGAKKSYELMQDVEAFDNGAWCAGKVKVILFDGSCFVSLNNSKEQIYFHHSEMRKPRKWVDGVWEMTKKMEEEQTQSVNPSEGDGDKKGKAKAVACKKNEAAGPSEDGVGKMAKEMEVKQGKSVKPSQDDHAKKGKPHVGKKKKANAQPVDLLPFLQREEKRPIRPRNPPIPVTPEVILPIDPFVTPEFPRFSRLAHWMDLRGIYRVPFYINGKEIEKEFFQKMDDAENNLNKEHINVAFEMLNCKRVEQGAWFRNNNLPAACFVPVKFLEVVGYAYESVRKPHKKKKSYWRAV; from the exons ATGAATGAGATCACGAAAGAGACACCTGGTTCTCCAATAGCTCAACAGAATATTGAGACTCCAGTCCTTACTCCAATTCAGACGCAGCAG GAGACTCACGAGCTTATGAATGAGATCATTTCACCAAACATTTCCGACACACAGCCAAATACCCGAGCTCGCAGAAATCTTTTAACAGAGCAAAATAAG GATGTAGAAAGCAGAGTTCAAAATCCCTTTGAGATCGGAGCAAATGTGGAGATTTCATCACAAGATGACAATACTTGTCATAAATGGTATCCAGGAAATGTGTTGGCAACATATTTGGTTGATGGGGTTGAGATGGTGAAAGTTGAGTACTTCGTCCCGTCTCTGGacgaaaagaagaggaaaaggagtgTTGAGACACGTGTATCAATTGACAGAATACGTCCTCAACCACCACCTGAGAGATCTGGAGCGAAGAAAAGTTATGAGCTAATGCAGGACGTGGAGGCGTTCGACAATGGTGCCTGGTGCGCTGGAAAAGTTAAAGTCATTTTGTTTGATGGCTCGTGTTTTGTCTCTTTGAACAATTCTAAAGAACAAATTTACTTCCACCATTCTGAGATgcgaaaaccaagaaaatgggtagatggtgtttgggagatgacaaaaaag ATGGAAGAAGAGCAGACGCAGAGTGTGAATCCAagtgaaggagatggtgataaaaag GGGAAGGCGAAGGCTGTCGCTTGTAAGAAAAATGAAGCAGCTGGTCCATCAGAAGATGGTGTTGGGAAAATGGCAAAAGag ATGGAAGTAAAGCAGGGTAAGAGTGTGAAACCAAGTCAAGACGATCATGCAAAAAag ggGAAGCCACATGttggtaagaagaagaaagcaaatgCTCAGCCAGTAGATTTGCTTCCTTTTCTACAGCGAGAAGAGAAGAGGCCAATACGACCTAGAAACCCTCCTATACCTGTAACACCTGAGGTAATCCTTCCAATTGATCCATTTGTGACACCTGAATTTCCTCGGTTTTCAAGGCTTGCACACTGGATGGATCTACGGGGCATATATCGTGT ACCGTTTTATATCAAtggaaaagaaattgaaaaagagttctttcaaaaaatggacgatgcagaaaacAATCTCAACAAAGAG CACATAAATGTTGCATTTGAAATGCTAAATTGTAAGAGGGTTGAGCAAGGTGCTTGGTTCCGCAACAACAATCTTCCAGCAGCATGCTTTGTACCAGTCAAATTcttagaagtggttgggtacgcTTATGAATCTGTCAGGAAgccacataagaaaaaaaaaagttattggaGGGCTGTGTAG